From Klebsiella electrica, the proteins below share one genomic window:
- a CDS encoding IS5 family transposase (programmed frameshift), with protein sequence MARYDLPDEAWDIIQPLLPAQPATPRAGRPWAEHRMIINGMFWVLCSGAPWRDLPERYGPWKTVYNRFNRWSKSGVINIIFNRLLSSLDAHGLVDWSATALDGSNIRALRCAAGAPKKHPDIAGDHGLGRSRGGFGTKIHMATDAGGLPLNIVLSPGQAHESQFALRLLDGIGVQRQNGSMKRRGYAVLADKAYSGHALRNELKRKGIKVVIPRKSNEKMAADGRSQLDRDAYRNRNVVERCFGCLKEYRRIATRYDKTARNYLAMVKLGCIRLFYKKLCN encoded by the exons ATGGCCCGCTACGACCTTCCCGATGAAGCATGGGATATCATCCAGCCTTTACTGCCCGCTCAACCTGCAACACCACGGGCCGGACGCCCATGGGCGGAGCATCGTATGATCATCAATGGCATGTTCTGGGTGTTGTGCTCTGGTGCCCCATGGCGTGATTTACCTGAACGATACGGCCCATGGAAAACCGTATATAACCGCTTTAACCGGTGGTCTAAGTCGGGTGTGATTAATATTATTTTCAACAGGTTGCTTTCTTCTCTTGATGCTCACGGCCTCGTTGACTGGTCAGCTACTGCGCTGGATGGCAGCAATATCCGGGCACTCAGGTGCGCCGCCGGCGCGC CAAAAAAACATCCCGATATCGCCGGAGATCATGGGCTGGGTCGCTCTCGCGGTGGTTTTGGCACCAAAATCCATATGGCGACGGATGCAGGCGGTCTCCCGTTAAATATCGTGCTGAGTCCCGGACAGGCTCACGAAAGCCAGTTCGCATTACGCCTTCTGGACGGAATTGGTGTTCAGCGCCAGAACGGCAGCATGAAACGTCGTGGTTATGCGGTGCTGGCTGACAAAGCCTACTCAGGACATGCGCTTCGCAATGAGCTGAAACGAAAAGGGATAAAAGTGGTTATCCCGCGGAAATCTAATGAAAAAATGGCAGCAGATGGTCGTTCACAGCTTGATCGTGATGCTTATCGTAATCGCAACGTTGTTGAGCGGTGTTTTGGCTGTCTGAAAGAATACCGTCGCATTGCCACGCGTTACGACAAAACGGCGAGGAATTATCTGGCGATGGTGAAACTGGGTTGCATTAGACTGTTTTACAAAAAATTATGCAATTAA
- a CDS encoding DUF805 domain-containing protein, which produces MDWYLKVLRNYIGFGGRARRKEYWMFILVNIILTGVLSIIDKMLGWQRAGGEGILTTIYGVLVFLPWWAVQFRRLHDTDRSAWWLLLLLIPVIGWLIILLFNCQNGTPGNNRFGPDPKPLSS; this is translated from the coding sequence ATGGACTGGTATTTAAAAGTACTGAGAAACTATATTGGATTTGGCGGCCGCGCACGCCGCAAAGAGTACTGGATGTTTATTCTGGTCAACATCATCCTGACCGGCGTACTGAGCATCATCGATAAAATGCTGGGATGGCAACGCGCAGGAGGTGAAGGCATCCTGACGACGATTTATGGCGTGCTGGTCTTTTTACCATGGTGGGCGGTGCAGTTTCGCCGTTTACACGATACGGATCGCTCGGCGTGGTGGCTGTTGCTGCTGCTGATTCCGGTTATTGGCTGGCTTATCATCCTGCTCTTCAATTGCCAGAACGGTACGCCCGGCAACAACCGTTTCGGGCCGGATCCCAAACCCCTGTCATCGTGA
- the garR gene encoding 2-hydroxy-3-oxopropionate reductase, with product MTMKVGFIGLGIMGKPMSKNLLKAGYSLVVADRNPQAIAEVIAAGAETAASAKAIAEQCEVIITMLPNSPHVKEVALGDGGIIEGAKPGTVLIDMSSIAPLASREISDALKAKGVNMLDAPVSGGEPKAIDATLSVMVGGDKAIFDQYYDLLKAMAGSVVHTGDIGAGNVTKLANQVIVALNIAAMSEALTLATKAGVNPDLVYQAIRGGLAGSTVLDAKAPMVMDRNFKPGFRIDLHIKDLANALDTSHGVGAQLPLTAAVMEMMQALRADGLGTADHSALACYYEKLAKVEVTR from the coding sequence ATGACAATGAAAGTTGGTTTTATTGGCCTTGGCATCATGGGTAAACCCATGAGTAAAAACCTCCTCAAAGCGGGTTACTCATTGGTGGTTGCCGATCGTAATCCGCAAGCCATCGCAGAAGTGATTGCCGCAGGCGCTGAAACCGCCGCTTCGGCGAAAGCGATAGCTGAACAGTGTGAGGTGATCATTACCATGCTGCCGAACTCCCCGCATGTGAAAGAGGTGGCGCTGGGCGACGGCGGCATTATCGAAGGGGCGAAGCCGGGCACCGTGCTGATTGATATGAGCTCTATCGCGCCGCTGGCGAGTCGCGAAATCAGCGATGCGCTAAAGGCGAAAGGCGTAAATATGCTGGATGCGCCGGTCAGCGGCGGCGAGCCGAAAGCCATCGACGCTACTCTGTCCGTCATGGTTGGCGGCGATAAAGCGATTTTTGACCAATATTATGACCTGCTGAAAGCGATGGCGGGCTCTGTCGTGCATACCGGCGATATCGGTGCCGGTAATGTGACCAAGCTGGCCAACCAGGTGATCGTGGCGCTGAATATTGCGGCCATGTCTGAAGCCTTGACCCTGGCGACCAAAGCTGGCGTGAACCCGGATCTGGTGTATCAGGCAATCCGCGGCGGTCTGGCCGGCAGCACCGTGCTGGATGCCAAAGCGCCCATGGTGATGGATCGCAACTTTAAACCGGGTTTCCGTATCGATTTGCATATCAAAGATCTGGCGAATGCGCTGGATACCTCCCACGGGGTGGGCGCACAGCTGCCGCTGACCGCGGCGGTGATGGAGATGATGCAGGCGCTGCGCGCGGACGGTCTGGGTACCGCCGACCACAGCGCGCTTGCGTGTTACTACGAAAAACTGGCGAAAGTGGAAGTCACTCGCTAA
- the garK gene encoding glycerate 2-kinase, which translates to MKIVIAPDSYKESLSATEVAQAIEKGFREIFPDALYVRVPLADGGEGTVEAMIAATQGTKMSACVTGPLGVPVDACWGLSGDGQTAFIEMAAASGLGLVPPAQRNPLLTTSRGTGELILQALEHGARNIIIGIGGSATNDGGAGMVQALGARLRDANGVDIGDGGGSLACLNSIDLSALDVRLQGCSIRVACDVSNPLTGETGASWIFGPQKGATQAMILELDRNLEHYADVIKRTLRVDVKEVAGAGAAGGMGAALMAFLNAELRSGIEIVTQALNLEEHILDCSLVVTGEGRLDSQSISGKVPVGVASVAKKYHKPVIGIAGSLARDVGVVHQYGIDAVFSVLTTITSLEEAFRGASDNIYRASRNVAATLQVGIVMEG; encoded by the coding sequence ATGAAAATCGTAATCGCCCCAGACTCGTATAAAGAAAGTCTCTCGGCCACTGAGGTTGCACAGGCTATAGAAAAAGGTTTTCGGGAGATTTTCCCCGATGCGCTCTACGTGAGGGTTCCGCTCGCCGATGGCGGAGAAGGGACTGTTGAGGCGATGATCGCCGCGACCCAGGGAACCAAAATGAGCGCGTGTGTGACGGGGCCGCTGGGTGTACCGGTTGATGCCTGCTGGGGGCTTTCCGGGGATGGTCAAACCGCATTTATTGAAATGGCGGCGGCCAGCGGGCTGGGGCTGGTGCCTCCCGCGCAGCGTAATCCGCTGTTGACGACCTCGCGCGGCACCGGTGAGCTGATTTTGCAGGCGCTGGAGCATGGGGCGAGAAATATCATTATTGGCATTGGCGGCAGCGCGACCAACGACGGGGGGGCAGGGATGGTGCAGGCGCTGGGCGCGCGGCTTCGCGACGCGAACGGCGTGGATATTGGCGACGGCGGTGGCAGTCTTGCCTGCCTGAATTCGATTGACCTGTCGGCGCTGGATGTTCGTTTGCAGGGATGTTCAATTCGCGTGGCCTGCGATGTCTCTAACCCACTGACTGGCGAGACGGGCGCTTCGTGGATTTTCGGCCCGCAAAAAGGAGCGACGCAAGCGATGATCCTCGAGCTGGATCGTAATCTTGAGCACTATGCCGATGTCATTAAGCGAACCCTGCGCGTCGATGTCAAAGAGGTCGCCGGAGCCGGTGCCGCAGGCGGCATGGGCGCGGCGCTGATGGCATTTCTGAATGCTGAATTACGTAGTGGTATTGAGATTGTGACCCAGGCGCTGAATCTGGAAGAGCATATTCTTGACTGTTCGCTGGTGGTGACCGGTGAAGGACGGCTCGACAGTCAAAGCATTAGCGGTAAGGTGCCGGTCGGCGTCGCGAGCGTGGCGAAAAAATACCATAAGCCGGTGATTGGTATTGCCGGTAGCCTGGCCCGCGATGTCGGCGTGGTACATCAGTATGGCATCGACGCGGTATTCAGCGTGCTGACCACTATTACGAGCCTGGAGGAGGCCTTTCGCGGCGCGTCGGACAATATTTATCGCGCTTCACGGAATGTTGCCGCGACTTTGCAGGTCGGGATTGTGATGGAAGGATGA
- a CDS encoding DoxX family protein, with protein MKKLEDVGVLVARILMPILFITAGWGKITGYAGTQQYMEAMGVPGALLPLTILLEFGGGLAILFGFLTRTTALFTAGFTLLTAFLFHSNFAEGVNSLMFMKNLTIAGGFLLLAITGPGAFSIDRVLNKKW; from the coding sequence ATGAAAAAATTAGAAGATGTTGGTGTACTGGTAGCACGCATTCTGATGCCAATCCTGTTTATCACCGCAGGTTGGGGAAAAATCACCGGTTATGCGGGTACTCAACAATATATGGAAGCCATGGGCGTACCGGGCGCATTACTGCCGTTAACCATTCTGCTGGAGTTCGGCGGCGGTCTGGCGATTCTGTTCGGTTTCCTGACGCGTACCACCGCGCTGTTCACCGCAGGCTTCACCCTGCTGACCGCGTTCCTGTTTCACAGCAACTTTGCTGAAGGCGTGAACTCACTGATGTTCATGAAAAACCTGACCATCGCAGGCGGTTTCCTGCTGCTGGCCATTACCGGTCCAGGCGCATTCAGCATCGACCGCGTGCTGAATAAAAAGTGGTAA
- a CDS encoding DUF7683 domain-containing protein: protein MIVYTIDAYSKVDENLLFEIDIPEKNANTLAEIMGLNAEDKADFMHGIGVYNINKEQAILLEVLLGRTFYSSDLTLQLSAGEI, encoded by the coding sequence ATGATAGTTTACACAATTGATGCTTACAGCAAGGTAGATGAAAATTTACTTTTTGAAATCGATATACCAGAAAAAAATGCCAATACATTAGCCGAAATTATGGGATTAAACGCTGAGGATAAAGCTGATTTCATGCATGGTATTGGTGTTTACAATATCAACAAAGAACAAGCCATTCTTTTGGAGGTATTGCTAGGTAGGACATTTTACTCCAGTGATCTTACCCTGCAACTTTCGGCCGGAGAAATTTGA
- a CDS encoding YqjK-like family protein, which translates to MSSKQQREQRKALLLREIQQQRLDLIASRRDWLDATAPLDRGWQTFQHLRSWAVVGSGLMAVWSVRHPRFLLRWTKRGFGLWSTWRMAKRLLRQTSSL; encoded by the coding sequence ATGAGCAGTAAACAGCAACGCGAGCAGCGCAAAGCGCTGCTGTTGCGCGAGATCCAACAGCAGCGGCTGGATTTAATCGCCAGCCGCCGCGACTGGCTTGACGCGACCGCCCCGTTAGACCGCGGCTGGCAAACCTTCCAGCACCTGCGCTCCTGGGCGGTGGTCGGCAGTGGTCTGATGGCCGTCTGGTCCGTTCGTCATCCGCGCTTTTTACTGCGCTGGACTAAACGCGGCTTCGGTCTCTGGAGCACCTGGCGCATGGCAAAACGCCTGCTGCGCCAGACATCATCCCTCTAA
- a CDS encoding colicin E3/pyocin S6 family cytotoxin — translation MGKLKLYIGDKTTPCPKCGEVGVIITGDHRQTNGEAVAVDGSVIHCDCPMGSNFLIAPGTVQVNDPFGVLEPPVNKAAAAAAAAAAAAMSALPVFAKSCLRGEGCTDAGTDQESVDNFGHAGYYCATPQAEQPEEEPVQHAQAAKKHKPAEPTPPPEDNRPWYKRLFSSPDTTKAAVTAGTATARAATTAGITTGATTEAGYATLQKIGGNLTAAGRWITPNPSTVFLFGMFYSPKLNSGEQDYIDRMRLEQAAQKKEDVPTRVRFRWEADQYGTMRPKGFHVSARGGRDKVPVRMLQKNTTTGNYEFWEDGATKPIIVWTPDDPGYASPSNTGKQDNVYIPPNVLVYPESEIDSPWSTETPAPGERSFRDYILVHPAGIFDPVYIYLNAAHKYHTPPKENPPLPAFPDAKKAQAKTPVKGGGKLRNRWKDSEGKIYEWDSQHGTVEVYDRSGRNHLGEFNHITGEQTKPANPTRKVEK, via the coding sequence ATGGGCAAGTTAAAACTCTACATTGGTGATAAGACCACACCTTGCCCGAAATGCGGGGAAGTAGGGGTAATTATTACCGGCGATCACCGACAAACGAATGGCGAAGCTGTCGCCGTAGATGGTTCGGTCATTCACTGCGATTGCCCGATGGGCTCAAACTTCCTTATCGCCCCCGGAACGGTGCAGGTCAATGATCCTTTCGGTGTTTTAGAACCACCAGTAAATAAAGCCGCCGCCGCCGCCGCCGCCGCCGCTGCGGCAGCGATGAGTGCATTACCTGTCTTTGCAAAATCCTGTCTACGGGGGGAAGGTTGCACCGACGCAGGGACCGATCAGGAATCCGTTGATAATTTCGGTCATGCTGGCTATTACTGTGCAACTCCTCAAGCGGAACAACCAGAAGAAGAACCCGTTCAGCATGCACAGGCAGCAAAGAAACACAAACCAGCTGAACCAACACCACCACCAGAAGACAACCGCCCGTGGTATAAGCGCCTTTTCAGTTCCCCGGATACAACTAAAGCCGCTGTGACAGCAGGAACGGCAACAGCAAGAGCCGCGACAACTGCCGGGATTACGACAGGTGCGACGACTGAGGCCGGGTATGCGACATTGCAAAAAATCGGCGGGAACCTTACTGCCGCTGGTCGTTGGATTACGCCTAACCCCTCAACAGTTTTTCTATTCGGTATGTTCTACTCGCCAAAACTCAACAGCGGCGAGCAGGACTATATCGACAGGATGCGCCTTGAACAGGCAGCACAGAAAAAAGAAGATGTTCCAACCCGCGTGCGTTTTCGCTGGGAGGCTGACCAGTACGGCACCATGAGACCGAAAGGATTCCACGTCAGCGCCAGAGGCGGGCGGGATAAAGTTCCGGTGCGTATGCTTCAGAAGAACACCACTACGGGGAATTACGAATTCTGGGAAGATGGTGCAACTAAACCGATTATTGTCTGGACACCAGATGATCCTGGATATGCTTCACCTTCCAACACTGGCAAGCAGGATAACGTCTACATTCCGCCGAACGTGCTGGTTTACCCGGAAAGTGAAATCGACAGCCCGTGGTCAACGGAAACACCCGCACCGGGAGAACGCTCCTTCCGGGATTATATTCTTGTACATCCAGCCGGGATCTTTGACCCAGTTTATATCTATCTAAACGCGGCTCACAAATACCATACACCTCCAAAAGAAAATCCGCCGTTGCCGGCATTCCCTGATGCAAAAAAAGCACAGGCTAAAACCCCTGTGAAAGGTGGTGGGAAATTGCGAAATAGATGGAAAGATTCTGAGGGGAAAATTTATGAATGGGATTCACAGCATGGCACAGTCGAGGTGTATGATCGTTCTGGTCGCAATCACTTAGGCGAGTTCAATCATATTACTGGAGAGCAAACAAAACCTGCTAATCCAACCAGAAAGGTGGAGAAATAA
- a CDS encoding glutathione S-transferase family protein: MGQLIDGVWHDTWYDTKSTGGRFKRSVSAFRNWLTADGAPGPSGDGGFAAEKDRYHLYVSLACPWAHRTLILRKLKGLDPFLSVSVVHPLMLENGWTFDDDFPEATGDTLYQHEFLYQLYLHADPHYTGRVTVPVLWDKKQHTIVSNESAEIIRMFNTAFDGLGATAGDYYPPALREEIDALNGWIYDNVNNGVYKAGFATSQQAYDEAVDAVFTSLERLEQILGQHRYLTGSQLTEADIRLWTTLVRFDPVYVTHFKCDKHRISDYPNLYGFLRDIYQIPGIAETVSFPHIRNHYYRSHKTINPTGIISVGPHQDLSEPHGRDRLFR, translated from the coding sequence ATGGGACAATTAATTGACGGCGTCTGGCACGATACCTGGTACGACACCAAATCCACCGGAGGGCGTTTCAAGCGTTCCGTTTCAGCCTTCCGTAACTGGCTGACTGCCGATGGCGCACCGGGCCCTTCCGGCGACGGCGGCTTTGCCGCAGAAAAAGATCGCTATCATCTGTACGTATCCCTCGCCTGCCCGTGGGCGCACCGCACGTTAATTCTGCGCAAGCTCAAAGGCCTGGATCCTTTCCTTTCCGTCTCGGTAGTACACCCCCTGATGCTGGAAAACGGCTGGACTTTCGACGACGATTTTCCCGAGGCGACCGGCGATACGCTGTATCAACATGAATTCCTCTATCAGCTCTACCTGCACGCCGATCCGCACTACACCGGACGCGTCACGGTGCCGGTGCTGTGGGATAAAAAGCAGCATACGATCGTCAGTAATGAGTCGGCTGAAATCATCCGCATGTTCAACACCGCCTTTGACGGCCTCGGCGCCACCGCCGGCGATTACTACCCGCCCGCGCTGCGCGAAGAGATCGATGCGCTTAACGGTTGGATCTACGACAACGTCAATAACGGCGTCTATAAAGCCGGGTTCGCCACCAGCCAGCAGGCCTATGATGAAGCGGTCGATGCCGTGTTCACCTCGCTGGAGCGCCTGGAGCAGATTCTGGGCCAGCATCGCTATCTGACAGGCAGCCAGTTGACCGAAGCCGATATTCGTCTGTGGACTACCCTCGTGCGTTTCGACCCGGTCTACGTGACCCACTTTAAGTGCGACAAACACCGTATCAGCGATTACCCCAATCTGTATGGTTTCCTGCGTGATATCTACCAGATACCGGGCATTGCGGAAACAGTGAGTTTTCCCCACATCCGCAACCACTACTATCGCAGCCATAAAACGATAAACCCAACCGGGATTATCTCCGTCGGACCTCATCAGGATCTCAGCGAGCCGCACGGCCGGGATCGTCTGTTCCGCTAA
- the garL gene encoding 2-dehydro-3-deoxyglucarate aldolase → MNNDIFPNKFKAALAAHQIQIGCWSALASPISTEVLGLAGFDWLVLDGEHAPNDISTFIPQLMALKGSVSAPVVRVPTNEPVIIKRLLDIGFYNFLIPFVESEEEAINAVAATRYPPEGIRGVSVSHRANMFGTVPDYFAQSNQNITILVQIESQQGVDNVDAIAATAGVDGIFVGPSDLAAALGHLGNASHPQVQQAIQHIFASAKKHGKPSGILAPVDADARRYLAWGATFIAVGSDLGVFRSATQKLADSFKK, encoded by the coding sequence ATGAATAACGATATCTTTCCCAACAAATTTAAGGCGGCGCTGGCGGCGCATCAGATTCAAATTGGCTGCTGGTCCGCTCTGGCCAGCCCCATCAGCACCGAAGTATTAGGCCTGGCCGGTTTCGACTGGCTGGTACTGGACGGCGAACATGCGCCGAACGATATCTCTACCTTTATCCCCCAACTGATGGCGCTGAAAGGCAGCGTCAGCGCGCCGGTTGTGCGCGTACCGACCAACGAACCGGTGATCATTAAGCGCCTGCTGGATATTGGTTTCTATAACTTTCTGATCCCGTTCGTGGAAAGCGAAGAAGAAGCGATCAACGCCGTCGCCGCCACGCGCTATCCGCCGGAAGGGATTCGCGGCGTCTCCGTGTCGCACCGCGCCAACATGTTTGGCACGGTGCCGGATTACTTCGCGCAGTCGAACCAAAACATCACCATCCTTGTGCAAATTGAAAGCCAGCAGGGGGTGGACAACGTTGATGCGATTGCCGCTACGGCGGGCGTCGACGGTATTTTTGTCGGCCCAAGCGACCTGGCCGCCGCGCTGGGACATCTGGGCAACGCCTCTCACCCGCAGGTCCAGCAGGCTATCCAGCACATCTTTGCGAGCGCGAAAAAGCACGGCAAGCCGAGCGGCATTCTGGCGCCGGTAGACGCGGATGCGCGCCGCTATCTGGCATGGGGCGCGACCTTTATCGCCGTCGGCAGCGATCTGGGCGTATTCCGCTCCGCCACGCAGAAACTGGCTGATTCCTTTAAGAAATAA
- the garD gene encoding galactarate dehydratase has product MADIEIRQESPTAFYIKVHETDNVAIIVNDRGLKAGTRFPDGLTLIEHIPQGHKVALVDIPVHGEILRYGEVIGYAVRDIPQGSWIDESLVELPKAPPLNTLPLANKIPQPLPALTGYTFEGYRNTDGSVGTRNLLGITTSVHCVAGVVDYVVKIIERDLLPKYPNVDGVVALNHLYGCGVAINAPAAVIPIRTIHNLALNPNFGGEVMVVGLGCEKLQPERLLQGSEDVEPVAVDSASIIRLQDEQHVGFQSMVDDILQVAEQHLAKLNARQRETCPASELVVGMQCGGSDAFSGVTANPAVGYASDLLVRCGATVMFSEVTEVRDAIHLLTPRAINEEVGKRLLEEMAWYDNYLDSGQTDRSANPSPGNKKGGLANVVEKALGSIAKSGKSAIAEVLSPGQRPTKRGLIFAATPASDFVCGTQQVASGITVQVFTTGRGTPYGLAAVPVIKMATRTELANRWYDLMDINAGTIATGEETIEEVGQKLFGLILDVASGRKQTFSDRWGLHNQLAVFNPAPVT; this is encoded by the coding sequence ATGGCTGACATTGAAATCAGACAAGAATCGCCGACGGCGTTTTATATAAAAGTACACGAGACGGATAATGTAGCGATTATTGTTAACGATCGAGGTTTAAAGGCCGGAACGCGTTTCCCTGATGGGCTAACGCTCATCGAGCATATTCCGCAAGGTCACAAAGTGGCATTGGTTGATATTCCCGTGCACGGTGAAATCCTCCGCTATGGCGAAGTCATTGGCTACGCGGTGCGTGATATCCCGCAGGGTAGCTGGATTGACGAATCGCTGGTCGAACTGCCGAAGGCGCCGCCGCTGAACACGCTGCCGTTGGCAAACAAAATTCCGCAGCCTTTGCCTGCGCTGACCGGCTACACCTTTGAAGGGTATCGCAACACCGATGGCAGCGTCGGAACCAGAAACCTGCTCGGTATCACGACCAGCGTGCACTGCGTCGCCGGCGTCGTCGATTATGTGGTGAAAATTATTGAACGAGACCTGCTGCCGAAATACCCGAATGTCGACGGCGTGGTCGCTCTCAACCACCTGTATGGCTGCGGCGTGGCGATCAACGCCCCGGCCGCCGTGATCCCCATTCGCACAATCCATAACCTCGCGCTGAACCCCAATTTCGGCGGTGAAGTCATGGTGGTGGGGCTCGGCTGTGAAAAGCTCCAGCCGGAACGCCTGCTTCAGGGCAGCGAGGATGTCGAGCCCGTCGCCGTCGACAGCGCCAGTATCATCCGCCTGCAGGATGAACAGCATGTCGGGTTCCAGTCAATGGTTGACGATATTTTGCAGGTAGCGGAACAACATCTGGCAAAACTGAATGCCCGTCAGCGTGAAACCTGTCCGGCTTCTGAACTGGTGGTGGGCATGCAGTGCGGCGGCAGCGATGCCTTTTCCGGGGTGACCGCCAACCCGGCGGTCGGCTATGCCTCCGACCTGCTGGTCCGCTGTGGCGCAACCGTCATGTTTTCTGAGGTGACTGAAGTTCGCGATGCTATCCATCTGCTGACGCCGCGGGCCATCAACGAAGAAGTGGGTAAGCGTCTGCTCGAAGAGATGGCCTGGTACGATAACTATCTCGATTCAGGTCAAACCGATCGCAGCGCCAACCCTTCCCCCGGCAATAAGAAAGGCGGCCTGGCGAACGTGGTGGAAAAAGCGCTGGGCTCGATCGCCAAATCCGGCAAGAGCGCGATTGCCGAGGTCCTCTCACCGGGTCAACGCCCAACCAAACGCGGCCTGATCTTCGCAGCGACGCCGGCCAGCGACTTTGTCTGCGGCACTCAGCAGGTTGCTTCCGGGATTACGGTCCAGGTGTTTACAACCGGGCGCGGCACGCCATATGGCCTGGCCGCCGTGCCGGTCATCAAGATGGCAACCCGTACCGAGCTGGCAAACCGCTGGTATGACTTAATGGATATCAACGCCGGGACTATCGCCACCGGCGAAGAGACGATTGAAGAGGTTGGCCAGAAGCTGTTCGGGTTGATTCTTGATGTCGCCAGCGGCCGCAAGCAAACCTTCTCCGATCGGTGGGGCCTGCATAATCAACTGGCGGTCT
- a CDS encoding pirin family protein produces MITTRTAKQCGQADFGWLQARYTFSFGHYFDPKLLGYASLRVLNQEVLAPGASFQPRTYPKVDILNLILEGEAEYRDSDGNHVQAKAGEALLISTQPGVSYSEHNLSKDGSLTRMQLWLDACPQRENPLVQKMAIAGSGQQLLASPDGAQNSLQLRQQVWIHHLDLAKGEQVDVRLHGPRAYLQSIHGTVHAVADEEEKQALTCGDGAFIRDEANITLVADTPLRALLIDLPV; encoded by the coding sequence ATGATTACTACCCGAACAGCCAAACAATGCGGACAAGCAGATTTCGGCTGGCTGCAGGCCCGCTACACCTTTTCCTTCGGACACTACTTTGACCCTAAACTGTTAGGCTACGCGTCTTTACGCGTCCTCAACCAGGAAGTTCTGGCACCCGGCGCGTCGTTTCAACCGCGTACCTACCCGAAAGTCGATATCCTGAACCTGATTCTGGAAGGGGAAGCGGAATATCGTGACAGTGACGGCAACCATGTGCAGGCAAAGGCCGGTGAAGCGCTGCTGATATCCACTCAGCCTGGGGTGAGTTACAGCGAGCACAATCTGAGTAAAGACGGTTCGCTGACGCGGATGCAGCTGTGGCTGGATGCCTGCCCGCAGCGAGAAAATCCGCTGGTGCAGAAAATGGCTATCGCCGGTAGCGGGCAACAGCTGCTCGCGTCGCCTGACGGCGCGCAAAACAGTTTACAGCTGCGTCAGCAGGTGTGGATCCACCATCTCGATCTCGCCAAAGGCGAACAGGTTGATGTCCGGCTCCACGGACCGCGCGCCTACCTGCAATCGATCCATGGAACGGTGCATGCGGTCGCCGATGAAGAAGAAAAACAGGCCCTGACCTGCGGTGACGGAGCGTTTATTCGTGACGAAGCTAACATTACCCTCGTTGCCGACACGCCGTTGCGCGCTTTACTGATAGATTTACCGGTGTAA
- a CDS encoding LysR family transcriptional regulator — protein MARERALTLEALRVMDAIDRRGSFAAAADELGRVPSALSYTMQKLEEELDVVLFDRSGHRTKFTNVGRMLLERGRVLLEAADKLTTDAEALSRGWETHLTIVTEALVPTLDFFPLIEKLATKSNTQLSVLTEVLAGAWERLEQGRADIVVAPDMHFRSSSEINSRKLYSVLNVYVAAPDHPIHQEPEPLSEVTRVKYRGVAVADTARERPVLTVQLLDKQPRLTVSTIEDKRQALLAGLGVATMPYPLVEKDIAEGRLRVVSPEYTNEIDIIMAWRRDSMGEAKSWCLREIPKLFAGK, from the coding sequence ATGGCCAGAGAGAGAGCATTAACGCTGGAAGCGTTACGCGTAATGGACGCTATCGACAGGCGCGGGAGCTTTGCTGCTGCGGCTGATGAACTCGGACGAGTGCCCTCTGCCCTCAGCTACACCATGCAAAAGCTGGAAGAGGAGCTGGATGTGGTGCTGTTTGACCGCTCAGGACATCGGACAAAATTCACCAACGTTGGGCGGATGTTACTGGAACGCGGGCGCGTGTTGCTGGAAGCGGCCGATAAACTCACCACCGATGCCGAAGCGCTTTCGCGCGGCTGGGAAACGCATCTGACCATCGTGACCGAAGCCCTGGTTCCGACCCTGGACTTTTTTCCGCTGATTGAGAAGCTGGCAACCAAATCAAATACCCAGCTGTCGGTGCTTACCGAAGTGCTGGCCGGCGCATGGGAGCGGCTGGAACAGGGGCGCGCGGATATCGTGGTCGCCCCGGACATGCATTTTCGTTCCTCATCGGAGATTAACTCTCGCAAACTCTATTCGGTGCTGAACGTCTATGTCGCTGCGCCGGATCACCCCATTCACCAGGAGCCGGAGCCGCTTTCCGAGGTGACGCGGGTAAAATATCGCGGCGTGGCGGTGGCCGATACCGCCCGCGAGCGTCCGGTTCTGACGGTACAGCTGCTCGACAAACAGCCGCGCTTGACGGTCAGTACCATTGAAGATAAACGTCAGGCTCTGCTGGCAGGGCTGGGGGTGGCGACGATGCCCTATCCGCTGGTCGAGAAAGACATCGCCGAAGGGCGCTTACGGGTTGTCAGCCCGGAATATACCAATGAAATCGACATCATTATGGCGTGGCGCCGCGACAGCATGGGCGAAGCGAAGTCATGGTGTCTGCGCGAGATCCCTAAGCTGTTTGCCGGGAAATAA